Proteins co-encoded in one Acidobacteriota bacterium genomic window:
- a CDS encoding type II toxin-antitoxin system VapC family toxin encodes MRLLLDTHVFLWTILELKRLPNSVIKAIQDPGNEVFVSAVSFWEISIKSRLGKIDLIDLTTSDLIPSATAMGFLTIGLASDEAVSQDKLKENTHFDPFDRMLIWQAIQRDLVLVSSDPEFKKFKTDGLKLLWK; translated from the coding sequence ATGAGGCTTCTGCTAGACACACATGTCTTCCTATGGACGATACTTGAGCTGAAACGTCTACCGAACTCAGTGATCAAGGCGATTCAAGATCCTGGAAACGAGGTTTTCGTAAGCGCCGTTAGTTTTTGGGAGATATCGATAAAATCAAGGCTAGGTAAGATCGATCTGATCGACCTTACTACCTCAGATCTGATCCCTTCCGCAACGGCGATGGGCTTCTTGACGATCGGCCTTGCCTCCGATGAAGCAGTTTCTCAGGATAAGCTTAAAGAAAATACCCATTTCGACCCCTTCGACCGCATGCTGATCTGGCAAGCCATTCAGCGGGACTTGGTTCTAGTCAGCAGCGATCCCGAATTTAAGAAATTTAAGACGGATGGCCTGAAATTGCTGTGGAAATAG
- a CDS encoding prevent-host-death protein translates to MKSLNVGEFKAQLSDVLEKVQQGESFGILFGKNKTLIAEINPPRKQKKKGKRKLGILEGKARVVFADDFKMTEEEFINLR, encoded by the coding sequence ATGAAAAGCCTAAACGTCGGAGAATTTAAAGCTCAGCTTTCGGACGTACTTGAAAAGGTTCAGCAAGGTGAGAGTTTTGGCATTTTGTTTGGTAAAAACAAAACTCTTATCGCAGAAATCAATCCACCACGAAAGCAGAAGAAAAAAGGTAAACGAAAACTGGGCATTCTTGAGGGAAAAGCAAGAGTGGTGTTTGCTGACGATTTTAAGATGACTGAAGAAGAGTTCATTAATCTTAGATGA
- the mqnC gene encoding dehypoxanthine futalosine cyclase — MKSDIQPILDKALGGERLTTDDCTTLLESNDFVRIGLAADEIRQRKNPGDVVTYIIDRNINYTNVCNVVCTFCAFYRRPGKPDTYVHSIEEICSRIDETIALGGTGVLMQGGLHPDFNIEWYEDLLSTLHAKYPKFQLHCFSPPEIHNISLISKLDYETILRRLKAAGLNSMPGGGGEILDDEVRARVSTKCNTQQWLDVMRAVHKVGLISTGTMMFGIGDKIEHRVRHLDRIREVQDEALAARAVDPNYGEFTAFIPWTFQRENTALGRKITEEPTGIDYLKMLAVSRLFLDNIQHIQASWLTQGIKLGQTSLRFGADDMGSIMIEENVVSAAGAHNEANERDLRYQIREAGFVPQQRDILYKYIDRENVDSLDRSDSMKLKQLSVAFAD; from the coding sequence ATGAAAAGCGATATTCAGCCTATTTTGGATAAGGCCTTGGGCGGCGAACGCCTAACGACCGACGATTGTACTACTCTTCTCGAATCGAACGATTTTGTCCGCATCGGCCTCGCGGCTGACGAGATCCGGCAACGTAAAAATCCCGGCGATGTCGTTACTTATATCATCGACCGCAACATCAACTACACCAACGTTTGCAACGTCGTCTGCACGTTCTGCGCGTTCTATCGGCGTCCGGGAAAGCCCGACACGTACGTACATTCGATCGAGGAAATTTGCAGCCGTATCGACGAAACCATCGCCCTCGGCGGCACCGGCGTATTGATGCAGGGCGGCCTGCATCCTGATTTTAATATCGAGTGGTATGAGGATCTGCTCTCGACGCTCCACGCAAAATACCCAAAATTCCAGCTCCACTGCTTCTCACCGCCCGAGATACACAACATCTCGCTGATCTCAAAACTAGATTACGAGACGATCCTGCGTCGTCTGAAAGCCGCAGGCCTCAATTCAATGCCCGGCGGCGGTGGAGAGATACTCGATGACGAGGTTCGTGCGAGAGTGTCAACCAAATGCAACACCCAGCAATGGCTCGACGTGATGCGTGCCGTTCACAAGGTCGGCCTGATCTCGACGGGCACGATGATGTTCGGCATAGGTGACAAGATCGAACATCGTGTGCGGCATCTTGACCGCATCCGCGAGGTTCAGGATGAAGCTCTCGCGGCGAGAGCCGTCGATCCAAACTACGGCGAATTCACCGCCTTCATCCCCTGGACATTCCAACGCGAAAATACCGCTCTCGGCCGCAAGATCACCGAAGAACCGACCGGCATCGATTACCTAAAAATGCTTGCCGTCTCGCGCCTCTTCCTCGACAATATCCAACACATCCAGGCCTCATGGCTAACTCAAGGCATAAAACTAGGTCAAACGAGTCTGCGTTTTGGCGCCGACGATATGGGCTCCATCATGATCGAAGAAAACGTAGTCTCCGCCGCAGGTGCCCATAACGAAGCCAACGAGAGAGATCTGAGATACCAGATCCGGGAGGCTGGCTTCGTTCCACAGCAGCGAGATATTCTCTACAAGTATATAGATCGTGAAAACGTCGATTCACTAGATAGAAGCGACTCGATGAAGTTGAAGCAATTGAGCGTCGCGTTTGCGGATTAA
- a CDS encoding DUF1905 domain-containing protein yields the protein MDTVPHAKFESHVEITDSDPPWHILRVEKALVADFGFNGNLRRVMCSLNGGEPFNCSLFPSKGDYFLTLSKQLRKTLGVDIGDTVTVELSKDTSKYGMPMPEEFAEVLRQDAEGERLFNALSPGDQRLMLKLVVFVKDPDRRIARSLAGIELLKRSDGKFVYSEQHLAMRSAI from the coding sequence ATGGATACAGTGCCGCACGCAAAATTCGAATCGCACGTCGAGATCACCGACAGCGATCCGCCATGGCATATCTTGCGGGTAGAGAAGGCTTTGGTCGCCGATTTTGGGTTCAATGGAAATCTGCGGCGTGTGATGTGTTCGCTGAATGGCGGCGAGCCATTTAACTGCTCGCTTTTTCCGAGTAAAGGCGACTATTTTTTAACGCTCAGCAAGCAGCTTAGAAAAACTCTTGGAGTCGATATTGGCGACACGGTAACGGTCGAACTAAGCAAGGACACGAGCAAATACGGGATGCCGATGCCGGAGGAATTTGCCGAGGTTCTGCGGCAGGATGCGGAGGGCGAAAGGCTGTTCAACGCCCTTTCACCAGGCGATCAGCGGTTGATGCTCAAGCTCGTGGTCTTTGTAAAAGATCCCGACCGCCGCATCGCCCGCAGCCTGGCTGGGATCGAGCTTCTGAAACGGTCTGACGGGAAATTTGTTTACAGCGAACAGCATCTGGCGATGCGATCGGCGATATAA
- a CDS encoding DUF1905 domain-containing protein gives MAKEVKDVKFKTELTISSTGSGWHFLIVEKEIVANFAFEDKFKRVVCSINGGEPFQCALLPWGEVFYIIVNKKKRDEVGIVAGDMVDVVLVKDESKYGLPMPEEFEEVLNQDPEGDRLFHALGKGKQRSLLYLLSRSKDIDTRIHHALIVVEHLKENDGKIIDKVLYNELKRPIIEF, from the coding sequence ATGGCAAAAGAGGTAAAGGATGTAAAATTCAAAACCGAGCTGACTATCTCGTCAACAGGTTCGGGCTGGCATTTTTTGATCGTTGAGAAGGAGATCGTCGCGAATTTCGCGTTCGAAGACAAATTCAAGCGTGTCGTTTGCTCGATTAACGGCGGCGAACCATTTCAGTGTGCTCTGCTGCCGTGGGGCGAGGTGTTCTACATCATTGTCAATAAGAAAAAACGTGACGAGGTCGGCATCGTTGCGGGCGACATGGTTGATGTGGTGCTCGTCAAAGACGAAAGCAAATACGGCCTGCCGATGCCCGAGGAATTTGAAGAAGTTTTAAATCAGGACCCGGAAGGCGACCGGCTTTTCCACGCTCTCGGCAAGGGAAAACAGCGTTCGCTCCTATATTTGCTCTCAAGGTCGAAGGATATCGACACCCGTATTCACCACGCGCTCATTGTCGTCGAACATCTGAAGGAAAACGACGGCAAGATCATAGACAAAGTGCTCTATAACGAGCTAAAACGACCGATAATTGAATTCTGA
- a CDS encoding menaquinone biosynthesis protein, with amino-acid sequence MHQPRISASSYSNTAPLVWSFLYGKNHGKAELIMDTAPARSAELLMQDRVDAALVPVIAYQMIEGVRLVPDVCVGARERVRSVCLVTKGSDLADVRSVSLDTSSRTSVALTKIIFREFLGFEPVWKVARPDIEEMLADSDAALLIGDPALRLSADSRLQTPNSGLKYYDLAELWKHHTGFGFVFAMWMTRRDSVEIDFASARNEGIAHIDEIIANYETDIHLGRDEMRKYLSENISYSIDDPMRSGMELYFKLAEKHGLISKANGLQFVK; translated from the coding sequence ATGCATCAGCCGCGTATTTCAGCCTCGAGCTATTCAAATACCGCACCGCTCGTCTGGTCGTTCCTCTACGGCAAAAACCACGGCAAGGCCGAGTTGATCATGGACACAGCTCCCGCGCGTTCGGCGGAACTGCTCATGCAGGATCGCGTGGATGCGGCCCTTGTCCCTGTGATCGCCTACCAAATGATCGAGGGAGTCCGGCTTGTTCCTGATGTGTGTGTGGGTGCGCGAGAACGTGTCCGCAGCGTCTGTCTCGTCACTAAGGGCTCTGATTTAGCAGATGTCCGCAGCGTGTCTCTCGACACTTCGTCGCGGACCTCGGTCGCTCTTACAAAAATCATCTTTCGTGAATTCCTAGGCTTTGAGCCTGTCTGGAAGGTAGCACGCCCCGATATCGAAGAAATGCTCGCCGATTCTGACGCGGCTCTGTTGATCGGCGATCCAGCCCTACGACTTTCCGCCGACTCCAGACTCCAGACTCCGAACTCCGGACTCAAATATTACGATCTCGCCGAACTCTGGAAGCATCACACCGGCTTCGGATTCGTCTTCGCGATGTGGATGACCCGCCGCGACAGCGTCGAGATCGATTTTGCCTCGGCGCGAAACGAAGGCATCGCCCACATCGACGAGATCATCGCCAACTACGAAACCGACATCCATCTCGGCCGCGACGAGATGCGGAAGTATTTGTCGGAGAACATTTCGTATTCAATAGACGATCCGATGAGAAGCGGGATGGAGCTTTATTTCAAACTCGCTGAAAAACACGGATTGATCTCCAAAGCAAATGGCCTGCAGTTCGTTAAGTAG
- a CDS encoding N-acetyltransferase: MDIEHIEKGGRGAFIVRGDGKRLAEMAYKTEGDTAFTIDHTEIDESLRGQKVGDKLLAAAVEHARKKNLKIHATCSFALKKLHGNAEYADVFEEQ, from the coding sequence ATGGATATCGAACACATTGAAAAAGGCGGCCGCGGAGCCTTTATCGTTCGCGGAGACGGCAAGCGACTCGCGGAGATGGCATACAAAACCGAAGGCGACACGGCGTTCACTATCGATCACACCGAGATAGACGAGAGCCTCCGCGGTCAAAAGGTCGGTGACAAGTTGCTCGCTGCTGCCGTGGAACATGCTCGCAAGAAAAATTTGAAGATCCACGCGACGTGTTCGTTCGCGCTGAAAAAGCTGCATGGAAATGCAGAGTACGCAGACGTTTTTGAGGAGCAGTAG
- a CDS encoding cyclase family protein, giving the protein MKKIHDITVAISAETPIYKGDPGVEINSFKAIAKGSSANVSQISLGVHTATHVDAPNHFIDGAKRVHELDPNKLVGPCRVIEVPTDVVAIEPEHVGDLAGVSRVLFKTQNSSFWATPELGFRTDFSYLTPATAKLLVDSGIVLVGIDYLSIEKSGSPGHPVHITLLEKEVVILEGVDLRSVPAGDYELICSPLKYDGATGDGSPARTFLRE; this is encoded by the coding sequence ATGAAGAAAATACACGACATAACGGTTGCCATTAGCGCCGAAACTCCAATCTATAAGGGCGATCCGGGCGTCGAGATCAATTCGTTCAAGGCGATCGCAAAAGGGTCGTCGGCCAACGTTTCACAGATATCACTCGGCGTTCACACGGCAACGCACGTCGATGCACCGAACCATTTTATCGACGGTGCAAAACGCGTTCACGAACTCGACCCAAACAAGCTCGTCGGCCCGTGCCGCGTCATTGAGGTTCCAACCGATGTCGTCGCGATCGAGCCTGAGCACGTCGGCGATCTCGCCGGAGTCAGCCGCGTGCTTTTCAAAACGCAGAATTCATCATTCTGGGCGACGCCGGAGCTTGGATTTAGAACGGATTTTTCTTATCTGACACCGGCAACTGCAAAATTGCTCGTCGACAGCGGCATCGTTCTCGTCGGTATCGACTATCTCTCGATCGAAAAAAGCGGCTCGCCCGGGCATCCGGTGCATATCACTTTGCTTGAGAAAGAGGTTGTTATTTTGGAAGGCGTCGACCTTCGCTCGGTTCCGGCGGGCGATTACGAACTGATCTGCTCGCCCTTAAAATATGACGGAGCTACCGGAGATGGCTCGCCCGCGAGAACGTTTTTGCGTGAGTAG
- a CDS encoding NAD(+)/NADH kinase → MISKKINSVGIVVKPGHEEAKATAAELSVWLRKHRLGESCEMVSAGDISGGRTPRMKADLIVVLGGDGTMISAARLVKDPETLVLGINYGSLGYLTDFRIEEMFPAVEAIIAGNYEIDRRVMLEAEHWRGEERLATGRILNDVVVNKAALARIIEIDVKLNDLFVNTFRADGLIVSTPTGSTAYNLSAGGPIVYPSMNAVVLTPICPFTLTNRPIVVPDSAAIELTLHHENEGVVLSLDGQTGYPMRAKDRIIIRKSETTFNLVQPANRNYFDVLRDKLKWGR, encoded by the coding sequence ATGATTAGCAAGAAGATCAATTCTGTCGGCATCGTCGTAAAGCCGGGCCATGAAGAGGCAAAGGCGACGGCGGCAGAGCTTTCAGTGTGGCTCAGAAAACACCGCTTAGGCGAATCATGCGAAATGGTTTCCGCCGGTGATATTTCGGGCGGCCGGACGCCGAGGATGAAGGCCGATCTGATCGTTGTTCTTGGCGGCGACGGCACAATGATCTCGGCTGCACGTCTCGTCAAAGACCCAGAGACACTAGTTCTCGGCATCAACTACGGAAGTCTCGGTTATCTTACGGATTTTCGTATCGAAGAGATGTTTCCCGCGGTCGAGGCGATAATCGCGGGGAATTACGAGATAGACCGCCGCGTAATGCTCGAAGCAGAACATTGGCGTGGTGAAGAGAGACTCGCGACCGGACGGATCCTCAACGACGTCGTCGTCAACAAAGCAGCCCTCGCGCGGATAATCGAGATCGACGTCAAGCTAAACGATCTTTTCGTTAATACATTTCGCGCCGACGGTCTGATAGTTTCGACGCCTACGGGCTCGACCGCATACAACCTCTCAGCCGGCGGCCCGATCGTTTACCCGTCAATGAACGCCGTCGTGCTGACGCCGATATGCCCATTCACGCTAACAAATCGCCCGATCGTCGTCCCTGACAGCGCCGCCATCGAACTAACTCTCCACCACGAAAACGAAGGGGTCGTCCTCAGCCTCGACGGCCAAACCGGCTACCCAATGCGCGCCAAAGACCGCATCATCATCCGCAAGAGCGAAACCACATTCAACCTGGTGCAGCCCGCCAATCGAAACTATTTTGATGTTTTGAGGGATAAACTGAAGTGGGGAAGGTAG
- a CDS encoding peptidyl-prolyl cis-trans isomerase, whose translation MLKFFTRLEKTRNFVLFLFAILMVGSLVFFYTPARNNAVSANLAQSDETVASVSGQKISIGELVRQKENYAQFSRGQSFPTRMMLDGLISSRITRVEAERLGLTASDAEVAAKLREQNKPTDGKPFDQAQYEQNVKEQFGSIATYEQSVRDDLSAQKLNAFLTSGVTVSEEEVLNDFQRKNTKFDVNYVAVNSTELAKTIVPTDAELRDYFEKNKTSYYISVPQKKIKYVFVNTAKLGEKLQISDADLKTEYDALPADKKLAGVNGQEIVLRVPKPELDGQVAAKAAELVQQAKKDGPSVTEEAFAILAKGHSENPGTAQNGGKLSGPVRENPNKADDPYQRLLKMKPGDVTEPISYQGRYFILRRGEDVPKSYDQAKKEIEVSLRNRKAYAVAAELAQKIVTSLKETKDPVKTAQAFAAEANMSAADMVKETAFVKPGDDVPNIGISPQFEEGIGPLANVGDVGEKTPIQNGFAIPMLADKKEPRDAEFDEVKAQIVDVVKLEKARSQVEEIAKQIASGAASASALGASATAKGMTAKDQKNLILGSPLGEGPTAGTSEALEDALFAMKVGDVTKTPIKVGDNWYVVGVNKREDANTADFAKQRSGLIETMLSKKRSAVFSDYLAAAKQKMETGGYIKVYKDALDKIDAPTAGLTPTDAN comes from the coding sequence ATGTTAAAGTTCTTTACCCGTCTTGAGAAGACGCGAAATTTCGTTCTGTTTTTGTTCGCCATTTTGATGGTGGGCAGCCTTGTATTTTTCTACACGCCGGCTCGTAACAACGCGGTCTCCGCGAACCTTGCTCAAAGCGATGAGACGGTTGCCTCGGTTTCGGGACAGAAGATCTCGATCGGCGAGCTAGTCAGGCAGAAAGAAAATTACGCCCAGTTCAGCCGCGGCCAATCATTCCCAACGAGAATGATGCTTGACGGCCTGATCAGCAGCCGCATCACGCGCGTTGAGGCAGAACGCCTCGGCCTTACGGCGAGCGATGCTGAGGTAGCCGCTAAACTAAGAGAGCAGAACAAGCCGACGGACGGAAAACCGTTTGATCAGGCCCAATATGAGCAGAATGTAAAGGAGCAGTTTGGCAGCATCGCGACCTACGAACAGAGCGTTCGTGATGATCTCAGTGCTCAGAAACTCAACGCTTTTCTCACATCGGGCGTCACTGTCTCCGAGGAAGAAGTCCTTAATGACTTTCAGCGTAAGAACACTAAATTCGACGTCAACTACGTTGCGGTGAACAGCACGGAACTTGCCAAGACCATCGTGCCGACCGACGCCGAACTAAGAGATTATTTTGAAAAGAACAAGACGAGCTACTACATCAGCGTTCCGCAGAAGAAGATCAAGTACGTTTTTGTTAACACCGCAAAGCTTGGCGAAAAGCTGCAGATCTCTGATGCCGACCTTAAGACCGAATATGATGCTCTGCCGGCTGACAAAAAGCTCGCCGGTGTGAACGGCCAGGAGATCGTTCTTCGCGTTCCCAAACCAGAACTCGATGGCCAGGTCGCTGCCAAGGCCGCCGAACTCGTTCAGCAGGCTAAAAAAGATGGGCCGAGTGTTACGGAAGAAGCATTTGCCATTTTGGCTAAAGGCCATTCAGAAAATCCGGGAACTGCCCAGAACGGCGGTAAACTCTCGGGACCGGTTCGCGAGAACCCCAACAAAGCTGACGATCCATATCAACGTCTGCTCAAAATGAAGCCAGGCGATGTCACCGAGCCGATCAGCTATCAAGGCCGCTACTTCATTCTCCGCCGCGGGGAAGACGTGCCTAAATCCTACGACCAGGCCAAGAAAGAGATCGAGGTCAGTTTGCGAAATCGCAAGGCCTACGCGGTCGCTGCGGAACTCGCACAGAAGATCGTTACGTCGCTTAAAGAAACCAAAGATCCGGTTAAAACAGCTCAGGCATTCGCGGCAGAAGCGAATATGTCGGCTGCCGATATGGTCAAGGAAACTGCGTTCGTTAAGCCGGGTGATGACGTGCCTAACATTGGTATCTCGCCGCAGTTCGAAGAAGGCATCGGCCCGCTCGCCAATGTCGGCGATGTCGGCGAAAAGACCCCGATCCAGAATGGTTTCGCGATCCCGATGCTGGCTGATAAGAAAGAGCCGCGTGACGCTGAATTTGACGAGGTCAAGGCTCAGATCGTTGACGTCGTGAAGCTCGAGAAAGCTCGCTCGCAAGTCGAAGAGATCGCGAAGCAGATCGCTTCAGGTGCAGCATCCGCAAGTGCTCTCGGTGCCTCGGCAACTGCAAAAGGCATGACTGCCAAAGATCAGAAGAACCTCATTCTCGGTTCCCCGCTTGGCGAAGGCCCGACCGCCGGAACTAGCGAAGCTCTGGAAGACGCCCTTTTTGCGATGAAAGTGGGCGATGTGACCAAGACGCCGATCAAGGTTGGAGATAACTGGTACGTCGTTGGCGTAAACAAGCGTGAGGATGCTAATACCGCCGATTTTGCCAAACAGCGAAGCGGCCTGATCGAAACCATGCTCTCGAAAAAGAGATCAGCGGTTTTTTCCGATTATCTCGCAGCGGCCAAGCAAAAAATGGAGACTGGCGGTTACATCAAGGTCTACAAGGACGCACTTGATAAGATCGACGCTCCGACAGCTGGCTTGACACCCACTGACGCGAACTAA